The Amycolatopsis mongoliensis genome includes a window with the following:
- the cydC gene encoding thiol reductant ABC exporter subunit CydC yields MNFWAVSMKDALRLLRAALLGAGAELAALALMATAAWLLLRAAERPPLAALTVAIVAVRTLALLRGGLRYAERLAGHEVVLRWLGALRTRVYRALLPGSRYSGGDLVTRLVSDVDALQDAVLRWLLPAGVAALAGSAAVAVTATASAQAAVALASGLLVAGVLLPWLVIRVTGHAAREDAPKRAELAERAVELVTGRRELVAAGALGQAHGRATDVVDHLAASERGTSAKTALLTAAGTLVQLLTTAAVALLCHASVPWTAALTLAAMTTFEVVLPLVGAARRVPEIRASAARVRAVLAEPALPRGTRSVQKGHFRLRRAGVRHPGRAPALRDLDLDLPPGKRVGVLGPSGAGKTTLLRLLLGLETPTDGQVLLDGHPLAEYADLPALVSGALADAHVFHTTVRENLLLAKPQATDEELKEACATADFDLDLDRDTGPDGAALSGGQRQRLILARAVLAAPKVLVLDEPVEGLDPAHGDAVLAKVLARAEGTVVLVTHRPEHLAGFDEVLTLEDGRALRASAAGPRPGPP; encoded by the coding sequence GTGAACTTCTGGGCCGTCTCGATGAAGGACGCTCTCCGGCTCCTGCGCGCCGCGCTCCTCGGCGCCGGGGCCGAACTCGCCGCCCTGGCCCTGATGGCCACCGCCGCCTGGCTGCTCCTGCGCGCCGCCGAACGGCCGCCGCTCGCCGCCCTCACCGTGGCCATCGTCGCCGTCCGGACCCTCGCCCTGCTCCGGGGCGGGCTCCGGTACGCCGAACGGCTCGCCGGCCACGAAGTCGTCCTGCGGTGGCTCGGCGCCCTGCGCACCCGCGTCTACCGAGCCCTCCTGCCCGGCTCACGCTACTCCGGCGGGGACCTCGTCACCCGGCTCGTGTCCGATGTGGACGCTCTGCAGGACGCCGTCCTGCGGTGGCTGCTGCCCGCCGGGGTCGCCGCGCTCGCCGGGAGCGCCGCCGTGGCCGTCACCGCCACCGCGTCGGCACAAGCCGCCGTCGCGCTCGCGAGCGGCCTGCTCGTCGCCGGCGTGCTCCTGCCGTGGCTGGTCATCCGGGTCACCGGGCACGCGGCCCGGGAAGATGCGCCGAAGCGGGCCGAACTCGCCGAACGGGCCGTCGAGCTGGTCACCGGGCGCCGGGAGCTCGTCGCCGCCGGAGCCCTCGGACAAGCCCACGGGCGGGCCACCGACGTCGTCGACCACCTCGCCGCGAGTGAGCGGGGAACGTCGGCCAAGACCGCCCTGCTCACCGCCGCCGGGACGCTCGTCCAGCTGCTCACCACCGCCGCCGTCGCGCTGCTCTGCCACGCCTCCGTGCCCTGGACCGCCGCGCTCACCCTGGCCGCCATGACCACCTTCGAAGTCGTCCTCCCGCTCGTCGGCGCCGCGCGCCGCGTCCCCGAGATCCGCGCGTCGGCCGCCCGGGTGCGGGCCGTGCTCGCCGAGCCCGCCCTCCCTCGGGGCACCCGGTCCGTGCAAAAAGGACACTTCCGGCTCCGGCGGGCCGGGGTCCGCCACCCCGGCCGGGCTCCCGCGCTGCGGGACCTCGACCTCGACCTCCCCCCTGGGAAGCGCGTCGGCGTCCTCGGTCCCAGCGGCGCCGGCAAGACGACCCTGCTGCGGCTCCTCCTCGGCCTCGAAACCCCGACGGACGGCCAGGTGCTCCTCGACGGCCACCCGCTCGCCGAGTACGCCGACCTGCCGGCCCTCGTCTCCGGAGCGCTGGCCGACGCCCACGTCTTCCACACGACCGTCCGCGAAAACCTCCTGCTCGCGAAGCCGCAGGCCACCGACGAGGAGTTGAAGGAAGCCTGCGCGACCGCCGACTTCGACCTCGACCTGGACCGCGACACCGGCCCGGACGGCGCAGCGCTCTCCGGCGGTCAACGCCAGCGGCTGATCCTCGCCCGCGCGGTCCTGGCCGCACCGAAGGTCCTGGTGCTCGACGAGCCGGTCGAAGGCCTCGACCCCGCGCACGGCGACGCCGTCCTGGCGAAAGTCCTCGCCAGGGCCGAGGGCACCGTCGTCCTCGTCACCCACCGCCCCGAGCACCTGGCCGGCTTCGACGAGGTCCTCACCCTCGAGGACGGGCGAGCACTTCGCGCATCGGCGGCCGGTCCGCGACCCGGACCTCCGTGA
- a CDS encoding glucosyl-3-phosphoglycerate synthase: MSWFERRTWQEPGWTPEDIVTAKGDRTVSVVLPALDEERTVGDVVASVRPLVGGAVDELIVMDSGSSDATVRVAEAAGARVVRREDVLPDLPPVPGKGEVLWRSLAATSGDFVVFLDSDLVDPDPAFVPSLLGPLVSESGVHLVKGFYRRPLRLESTGGGRVTELLARPVLSALRPSLGGLVQPLGGEYAGTREFLESVPFAAGYGVEIGLLLDAEARYGLDGLAQVNLGVRKHRNRSLRQLGAMSRQILGTALSRCGVPAADAPFTQFVQVDEEWLPDVTEVRVADRPPMREVLARPRG, translated from the coding sequence GTGAGTTGGTTCGAGCGGCGTACGTGGCAGGAGCCCGGTTGGACGCCCGAGGACATCGTGACCGCGAAGGGTGACCGCACGGTTTCGGTGGTGCTACCGGCACTGGACGAGGAGCGGACCGTCGGCGACGTCGTCGCGTCGGTGCGGCCGCTGGTCGGCGGCGCCGTCGACGAGCTGATCGTCATGGACTCGGGTTCGTCGGATGCCACGGTGCGGGTCGCCGAGGCCGCCGGCGCGCGGGTGGTCCGCCGCGAAGACGTCCTGCCGGACCTGCCGCCGGTGCCCGGCAAGGGCGAGGTGCTGTGGCGCTCGCTGGCCGCGACCAGCGGGGACTTCGTCGTGTTCCTCGACTCCGACCTCGTCGACCCGGACCCGGCGTTCGTGCCGTCGCTGCTCGGGCCGCTGGTCTCCGAAAGCGGCGTCCACCTGGTCAAGGGCTTCTACCGCCGTCCGCTGCGGCTGGAGAGCACCGGCGGGGGCCGCGTCACCGAGCTGCTGGCGCGGCCGGTGCTCTCCGCGCTGCGCCCCTCGCTCGGCGGGCTGGTCCAGCCCCTCGGCGGCGAGTACGCGGGCACGCGCGAGTTCCTGGAGTCGGTGCCGTTCGCCGCCGGGTACGGCGTCGAGATCGGGCTGCTGCTCGACGCCGAAGCGCGCTACGGCCTCGACGGGCTCGCGCAGGTCAACCTCGGTGTCCGCAAGCACCGGAACCGGTCGCTGCGGCAGCTCGGCGCGATGTCCCGGCAGATCCTGGGCACGGCCCTGTCGCGCTGCGGGGTCCCGGCGGCGGACGCGCCGTTCACGCAGTTCGTGCAGGTCGACGAGGAGTGGCTGCCGGACGTCACGGAGGTCCGGGTCGCGGACCGGCCGCCGATGCGCGAAGTGCTCGCCCGTCCTCGAGGGTGA
- a CDS encoding lysophospholipid acyltransferase family protein, giving the protein MIALLVRFVLGPLARAVYRPEVHGVENVPATGPVLLAANHRAALDTGVITFATPRQVKFLGKAEYFTGKGVKGKLMAGFVGGLGYIPVERGNAQAGLAALEAARKVLDAGGVFAIYPEGTRSLDGRLHRGHTGVAALALATGAKVVPVALTGTEGLQPKGAKVPRLAKIGITFGKPLDFSRYEGQDNSPAIRRSVTDEVMYAILELSGQEYVDTYHKRPSEGAA; this is encoded by the coding sequence TTGATCGCGCTGCTTGTCCGGTTCGTGCTGGGACCGCTGGCCAGGGCGGTGTACCGGCCGGAGGTGCACGGCGTGGAGAACGTGCCCGCCACGGGCCCGGTGCTCCTCGCGGCCAACCACCGCGCCGCGCTCGACACCGGCGTGATCACGTTCGCGACCCCGCGGCAGGTCAAGTTCCTCGGCAAGGCGGAGTACTTCACCGGCAAGGGCGTCAAGGGCAAGCTGATGGCCGGGTTCGTCGGCGGCCTCGGCTACATCCCGGTCGAGCGCGGCAACGCCCAGGCCGGGCTGGCGGCCCTCGAAGCGGCGCGCAAGGTGCTCGACGCGGGCGGCGTCTTCGCGATCTACCCCGAGGGCACGCGCTCGCTGGACGGCCGGCTGCACCGCGGCCACACGGGTGTCGCGGCGCTGGCACTGGCGACCGGTGCGAAGGTGGTGCCGGTCGCGCTGACCGGCACCGAGGGCCTCCAGCCGAAGGGCGCGAAGGTCCCGCGCCTCGCGAAGATCGGCATCACGTTCGGCAAGCCCCTCGACTTCTCGCGCTACGAAGGCCAGGACAACTCGCCGGCGATCCGCCGCTCGGTCACCGACGAGGTGATGTACGCGATCCTCGAGCTTTCGGGCCAGGAGTACGTGGACACCTACCACAAGCGGCCCAGCGAAGGCGCCGCCTGA
- the cydD gene encoding thiol reductant ABC exporter subunit CydD — MPALPGLRRYLAVLAALGVLSASAVLVQAEGLATLLTGGGVSSFLVVALLGRVALTWGHGVLGGRFAASVRGGLRRRLLDSASDRAGVVATQVTRGVDATDSYLSGYLPSLVVSVVVPVAVVVRLFTTDLVSALVVTATLPLIPVFAILVGKHTAARTSRQWELLTKLGGHFLDVVRGLGTLKVFGRAEAQAKTVRAMADAHADATLKTVRVAFLSSLVLELVATLSVALVAVPIGFRLLDGGLDARTALLILILAPEAYLPLRAAGAKFHAAAEGLTALREALAVPVVPPRSGARCRRRGAPSLVLERVSVCYDGVPALSEVDLSVPAGARVALVGPSGSGKSTLLSVLLGFVTPASGRVLVDGVDLRLLSPSSWLADVAWVPQRPTLFRGSLAANIALGLPSADVPGAARAAALTSVAAGLPAGFETPVGELGEVLSAGQRQRVGLARALARTSAGLVLLDEPTARLDSRTEATVLSATRRLLPGRTAVLVAHRPAMVALADRVVELRDGRIRTEVAA; from the coding sequence GTGCCTGCTCTGCCCGGACTCCGGCGGTACCTGGCCGTGCTGGCCGCGCTCGGAGTGCTTTCCGCCTCGGCCGTCCTGGTCCAGGCCGAAGGACTGGCCACGCTGCTCACCGGCGGCGGGGTCTCGTCCTTCCTGGTCGTGGCTCTGCTCGGCCGGGTCGCGCTCACCTGGGGCCACGGCGTCCTCGGTGGACGGTTCGCGGCATCGGTCCGCGGCGGCCTGCGGCGGCGGCTGCTCGACTCGGCTTCCGACCGCGCCGGCGTCGTCGCCACGCAGGTCACGCGGGGAGTCGACGCGACGGACAGCTACCTGAGCGGGTACCTGCCGTCGCTGGTCGTGTCGGTGGTGGTGCCGGTCGCGGTGGTCGTGCGGCTGTTCACCACGGACCTCGTGTCGGCGCTGGTGGTGACGGCGACGCTGCCCCTGATCCCGGTGTTCGCGATCCTGGTCGGGAAGCACACGGCGGCGCGGACTTCGCGGCAGTGGGAGCTGCTGACGAAGCTGGGCGGGCACTTCCTCGACGTCGTGCGCGGGCTCGGCACGCTGAAGGTGTTCGGCCGCGCGGAAGCCCAGGCGAAGACGGTCCGGGCCATGGCGGACGCGCACGCCGACGCGACCTTGAAGACGGTGCGGGTCGCCTTCCTGTCGTCGCTGGTGCTGGAACTGGTGGCGACGCTGTCGGTGGCGCTGGTGGCGGTGCCGATCGGGTTCCGGCTGCTCGACGGCGGTCTCGACGCGCGGACGGCACTGCTGATCCTGATCCTGGCCCCGGAGGCGTACCTGCCGCTGCGCGCGGCGGGCGCGAAGTTCCACGCGGCGGCGGAGGGCCTGACGGCGTTGCGGGAGGCACTCGCCGTGCCGGTGGTGCCTCCGCGCTCCGGGGCGCGTTGTCGTCGCCGAGGTGCGCCTTCGCTCGTCCTGGAGCGGGTTTCGGTGTGCTACGACGGGGTTCCCGCGCTGTCCGAAGTGGACTTGTCGGTGCCCGCCGGTGCACGGGTGGCCCTGGTGGGGCCGAGCGGGTCCGGCAAGAGCACGTTGCTGTCGGTGTTGCTGGGCTTCGTGACGCCGGCTTCGGGGCGGGTCCTGGTGGACGGGGTCGACCTGCGCCTGCTGTCGCCGTCTTCGTGGCTCGCCGATGTCGCCTGGGTGCCGCAGCGGCCGACGTTGTTCCGGGGGTCGCTGGCGGCCAACATCGCGCTGGGCCTGCCTTCCGCCGACGTTCCCGGTGCGGCTCGGGCCGCGGCCCTGACCTCCGTGGCGGCGGGGCTGCCCGCCGGGTTCGAGACGCCGGTGGGCGAGCTCGGCGAAGTCCTGTCGGCGGGCCAGCGCCAGCGGGTCGGGCTGGCGCGGGCGCTGGCGCGGACTTCGGCGGGGCTGGTGCTGCTCGACGAGCCGACGGCCCGGCTGGACTCCCGCACGGAGGCGACGGTGCTGTCGGCGACGCGGCGGTTGCTGCCCGGACGGACGGCGGTGCTGGTCGCCCACCGGCCGGCGATGGTCGCGCTGGCGGACCGGGTGGTGGAGCTGCGCGACGGCCGGATCCGCACGGAGGTGGCGGCGTGA
- a CDS encoding LysR family transcriptional regulator, with protein METRELAYFVAVAEELHFGRAAQRLGMAQPPLSRAIQQLERRIGVTLLERTSRGVTLTSAGAVFLAESRKALDAVDAAVRRAQRAGQEVPRLLVAMKPDGDAGLLERILPRYRQDPDAIDVEVIVCGIGEQSRMLRHGRVDLAFLHGPHDDIAGFDTELLLEQDQVAMLPRGHRLAGRAALVVADLDGEPFPRWPGSDVTGPEVRDSGQLLQLVALGQVVAVVPESGRRHVRADVVCVPVLDAPRTSVLLAWPDRTRSRAVAAFVRASTEVAEAGRVTADS; from the coding sequence ATGGAGACGCGGGAGCTCGCGTATTTCGTCGCCGTGGCCGAGGAACTGCACTTCGGCCGCGCGGCGCAGCGCCTCGGCATGGCGCAGCCCCCGCTGTCCCGCGCCATCCAGCAGCTCGAACGGCGCATCGGTGTCACGCTGCTGGAACGCACGAGCCGCGGCGTGACCCTCACCTCGGCGGGTGCGGTTTTCCTTGCGGAGAGCCGTAAAGCACTCGACGCGGTCGATGCGGCGGTGCGCCGGGCGCAGCGCGCGGGGCAGGAGGTGCCGCGGCTGCTCGTGGCGATGAAGCCCGACGGGGACGCCGGCCTGCTCGAGCGGATCCTCCCGCGGTACCGGCAGGATCCGGACGCCATCGACGTCGAGGTGATCGTGTGCGGGATAGGCGAGCAGTCCCGCATGCTGCGCCACGGCCGCGTCGACCTGGCGTTCCTCCACGGCCCGCACGACGACATCGCGGGGTTCGACACCGAGCTGCTGCTGGAGCAGGACCAGGTGGCGATGCTCCCCCGCGGCCACCGCCTGGCCGGTCGGGCGGCGCTGGTCGTCGCCGACCTCGACGGCGAGCCGTTCCCCCGCTGGCCCGGCAGCGACGTGACCGGTCCCGAGGTACGCGATTCCGGTCAGCTGCTGCAGCTGGTGGCGCTGGGCCAGGTGGTGGCGGTGGTCCCGGAGTCCGGGCGGCGCCACGTGCGGGCGGACGTGGTGTGCGTGCCGGTGCTCGACGCGCCCCGGACGTCGGTCCTGCTGGCCTGGCCCGACCGGACGCGGTCGCGGGCGGTGGCCGCGTTCGTCCGGGCGAGCACCGAGGTCGCCGAGGCCGGTCGGGTGACCGCCGACAGCTAG
- a CDS encoding SDR family oxidoreductase: MDEITLVTGANKGIGREIAAQLAALGHTVVIGARNAELGEKAAAELGTDSVVLDVTDPASAAAAADTVEARYGRLDVLVNNAGISRPPGTDLTHQNPSSADLATLRAIFETNFFGVVTVTNALLPLLRRSAAPRIVNVSSSVASLTRNADLAAQLPISAGYTPSKTALTSLTLQYARELRPDGILVNAVCPGYCATDLNDHAGFRTPAQGAAAAVRMATIPKDGPTGTFVDDEGPVPW, encoded by the coding sequence ATGGACGAAATCACCTTGGTCACCGGCGCGAACAAGGGCATCGGCCGCGAGATCGCCGCGCAGCTCGCCGCCCTCGGGCACACCGTCGTCATCGGCGCCCGCAACGCCGAACTCGGCGAGAAGGCCGCCGCCGAACTGGGCACGGATTCGGTGGTCCTCGACGTGACCGACCCCGCGTCGGCCGCCGCGGCCGCCGACACCGTCGAAGCCCGCTACGGCCGGCTCGACGTGCTGGTCAACAACGCGGGCATCAGCCGTCCGCCGGGCACGGACCTCACGCACCAGAACCCGAGTTCGGCCGACCTCGCGACCTTGCGCGCGATCTTCGAGACGAACTTCTTCGGCGTCGTCACGGTCACGAACGCCCTGCTCCCGCTGCTGCGCCGCTCGGCCGCGCCCCGCATCGTCAACGTCTCCAGCAGCGTCGCGTCCCTGACGCGCAACGCCGACCTCGCCGCGCAGCTGCCCATTTCGGCGGGCTACACCCCGTCGAAGACCGCGTTGACGTCGTTGACCCTGCAGTACGCGAGAGAACTGCGTCCCGACGGGATCCTCGTCAACGCCGTCTGCCCGGGCTACTGCGCCACCGACCTGAACGACCACGCCGGCTTCCGCACGCCCGCTCAGGGTGCGGCGGCCGCGGTCCGGATGGCGACGATCCCGAAGGACGGCCCCACCGGCACGTTCGTCGACGACGAGGGTCCGGTTCCCTGGTGA